In Helicobacter colisuis, one genomic interval encodes:
- a CDS encoding sodium-dependent transporter, which translates to MTRFSKIGFILATAGSAIGLGGIWKFPYMVGESGGGAFVLIFIIAFLVFGLSVFIAEMILGRASERDCFSAFETLAPKGHKYLKYGGIMVFSGLVIFSFYVVVLGWLTHYMMLSLIGLPKTLEATQNLWGNFVSAQVGYQLLWHFVIVALCAYVLNQGVKKGIEKLNLILMPLLLIIFIGLLGYAMYQDSFWASFNFLFAPDFSKLTPKVIVDAIGQAFFALSLGVGVILTYSNSLPKKGNFIRSAIIIALLNFVFCIVAGLVIFTFIFGYGATPDSGPGLVFISLPLIFANMGLSGQIIAFLFFIALIFAGITSAISMLEPLNAWLIDRFSFSRTKANLTTISITYILGVILLFSNIAIYQENLSFFGKNLFGWFDYISASYMLPLAGVFLCIFVGWILPKSQVYAMCEGNLTGKIFKIWYFIIKFIAPVGIIVSMITLAIEGL; encoded by the coding sequence ATGACTCGTTTTTCAAAAATTGGTTTTATTTTAGCAACAGCAGGAAGTGCCATTGGCTTAGGTGGTATTTGGAAATTCCCTTACATGGTCGGAGAAAGTGGCGGTGGTGCCTTTGTGCTAATATTTATCATAGCGTTTTTGGTATTTGGACTTAGCGTTTTTATTGCTGAAATGATTTTAGGTAGGGCAAGTGAGCGAGATTGTTTTAGCGCCTTTGAAACCCTTGCACCCAAAGGACACAAATACCTTAAATACGGCGGAATAATGGTTTTTTCAGGCTTGGTAATTTTTTCATTTTATGTAGTTGTTTTAGGTTGGCTTACACACTATATGATGCTAAGTCTAATTGGATTGCCCAAAACGCTTGAAGCTACACAAAATCTTTGGGGAAATTTCGTAAGCGCTCAAGTAGGTTATCAACTTTTATGGCATTTTGTTATAGTCGCACTTTGTGCCTATGTCTTAAATCAAGGAGTAAAAAAAGGAATTGAGAAACTTAACCTCATTCTTATGCCTTTATTGTTAATTATATTTATTGGACTTTTGGGCTATGCGATGTATCAAGATTCATTTTGGGCTTCTTTTAATTTTTTATTTGCACCAGATTTTAGCAAACTCACACCCAAAGTTATTGTTGATGCAATCGGACAAGCATTTTTTGCTCTCTCTTTAGGAGTTGGCGTGATTCTTACTTACTCCAACTCATTACCTAAAAAAGGTAATTTTATCCGATCTGCCATCATCATAGCCTTACTTAATTTTGTTTTTTGTATTGTCGCAGGACTTGTAATCTTTACTTTCATTTTTGGCTATGGGGCAACGCCAGATAGCGGACCTGGATTAGTCTTTATCTCACTACCACTTATTTTTGCTAATATGGGCTTAAGCGGACAAATTATTGCATTTCTCTTTTTTATTGCTTTGATTTTTGCTGGGATTACTTCAGCTATCTCTATGCTTGAACCACTTAATGCATGGCTTATTGACCGCTTTTCTTTCTCTCGAACCAAAGCAAATCTCACAACTATTAGCATCACATATATCTTAGGAGTAATACTTCTATTTAGCAACATTGCAATCTATCAAGAAAACTTGAGCTTTTTTGGTAAAAATTTATTTGGTTGGTTTGATTATATTAGTGCATCTTATATGCTACCCCTAGCTGGAGTATTCTTATGTATCTTTGTGGGTTGGATACTTCCAAAATCACAAGTCTATGCAATGTGTGAGGGAAATCTCACTGGAAAAATCTTTAAAATATGGTATTTTATTATTAAGTTTATCGCACCTGTTGGAATTATAGTTTCTATGATAACTCTAGCTATTGAAGGCTTATAA
- a CDS encoding DUF3343 domain-containing protein, translating into MICGYLIFFTTASAFETEMLLKTTKIHFKLVPTPREFSSDCGIAIYFEVESVATLQEKLDVSKIEYEIKLL; encoded by the coding sequence ATGATTTGTGGCTATTTGATTTTTTTTACCACTGCAAGTGCATTTGAAACGGAAATGTTACTAAAAACTACAAAAATTCATTTTAAACTTGTTCCTACCCCAAGGGAGTTTTCTAGTGATTGTGGGATTGCAATATATTTTGAAGTAGAAAGTGTTGCAACCTTACAAGAAAAGCTTGATGTCTCTAAAATAGAATATGAAATAAAATTGCTATAA
- a CDS encoding aminotransferase class V-fold PLP-dependent enzyme produces MSYAKSLGEGVNHRIYLDNAATSFPKAPRVKEAVCAFMEDIGASPGRSAHMLSIQSGRILYQSRRFLADLLGLKDCKRVFFVHNTTMAINVVLQGFLRPNSVVVTTQMEHNALMRPLNALKEYLNLEIRQIPCAPSCELDLKVARELLKGANLLACAHINNVSGVMIPLRELSALARSEGVAFLLDGAQSVGCVEMSDVMEQVDFLALSAHKGLLSPMGVGALLVSDSFEIQRLEPLIFGGTGSASEEEIQPLFLPDRFESGTPNMHGIAGMCAGIEWINAKGIAAIHTHELNLRNHLIKGLKNIKGVRLYGVSESLEGLGANATLSLSVDGKSVSEVGLRLDREFGICVRIGLHCNPATHKILGSFENGGSVRVSAGVFNTHSEIESFLAALSKIAKS; encoded by the coding sequence ATGAGTTATGCAAAAAGCTTGGGTGAGGGTGTGAATCATAGAATCTATTTAGATAACGCAGCAACAAGCTTTCCTAAAGCACCTAGAGTAAAGGAGGCTGTATGTGCTTTTATGGAGGATATAGGGGCTAGTCCTGGGCGTAGCGCCCATATGCTTTCTATACAATCAGGGAGGATTTTATATCAATCGCGACGATTTTTGGCAGATTTATTGGGCTTAAAAGATTGCAAAAGAGTGTTTTTTGTGCATAATACCACAATGGCAATTAATGTTGTTTTGCAAGGGTTTTTGCGACCTAATAGTGTGGTGGTAACCACACAAATGGAGCATAATGCTTTAATGCGTCCCCTTAATGCTCTAAAAGAGTATTTGAATCTTGAAATACGACAGATTCCATGCGCACCATCTTGTGAATTGGATTTAAAAGTAGCTAGAGAGTTGTTAAAGGGTGCTAATCTTCTAGCGTGTGCGCATATTAACAATGTTAGTGGCGTGATGATACCTCTTAGAGAGCTTAGCGCATTGGCTCGAAGTGAAGGTGTGGCATTTTTGCTAGATGGAGCGCAGAGTGTTGGGTGTGTGGAAATGTCTGATGTAATGGAGCAGGTTGATTTTTTGGCTTTGAGCGCACATAAAGGACTTTTGTCTCCTATGGGTGTAGGAGCGCTATTAGTTAGTGATAGCTTTGAAATACAGCGGTTAGAACCACTTATTTTTGGTGGCACAGGTAGCGCGAGTGAAGAGGAGATTCAGCCACTATTTTTGCCCGATAGATTTGAAAGTGGCACACCAAATATGCATGGAATTGCAGGAATGTGTGCAGGGATAGAATGGATAAATGCCAAAGGTATAGCAGCAATTCATACACATGAATTAAATTTAAGGAATCATCTCATAAAAGGGCTTAAAAATATAAAGGGCGTGAGACTTTATGGAGTTAGTGAGAGTTTGGAGGGACTAGGAGCTAATGCAACGCTTTCATTAAGCGTTGATGGCAAAAGTGTTTCAGAAGTGGGTTTGAGACTTGATAGGGAGTTTGGAATCTGTGTGCGTATTGGATTGCATTGTAATCCTGCAACACATAAGATACTAGGTAGTTTTGAAAATGGTGGAAGTGTGAGAGTGAGTGCTGGGGTGTTTAATACACATAGCGAGATAGAATCTTTCCTTGCAGCTCTAAGTAAGATTGCTAAAAGCTAA
- a CDS encoding sulfurtransferase TusA family protein, with the protein MKELDVRGLSCPEPVLNLKPLCEQGEESIRVLCSCGAASDNIQRMASHYGYEVKKISEVQGEIVYELCKKLG; encoded by the coding sequence ATGAAGGAGCTTGATGTTAGGGGGCTTAGTTGCCCAGAGCCTGTGCTAAACTTAAAACCTTTGTGTGAACAAGGTGAAGAATCTATTAGGGTGCTTTGTAGCTGCGGTGCTGCAAGTGATAATATTCAGCGAATGGCAAGTCATTATGGTTATGAGGTGAAAAAAATCTCTGAAGTTCAAGGCGAGATTGTCTATGAGTTATGCAAAAAGCTTGGGTGA
- the yedE gene encoding YedE family putative selenium transporter, translating into MRLAVWPILAGIALGVIAPLLVSLGNPGNMGVCAACFTRDIAGGLNLHQAAVVQYIRPEVIGLVIGALVASFAFGEFRPRAGSAPVVRFMLGVFAMIGALVFLGCPWRMWLRFSAGDFTSIAGIFGLVCGILIGIFFLKRGFSLGRSYATSKIVGFIFPLFMVGLFGLLIWGLLDVEAPIKFSQKGPASQHAPLIISLVAGLFLGAIFQKSRFCMIAAVRDSVLLKDTHILQGVIALVIAAFLTNLALGYFNPGFSGQPIAHNDWVWNFLGMLLSGFAFSLAGGCPGRQLVLSGEGDSDAGVFVFGLLMGAAFAHNFGLASSPAGIGVNAPIAVFVGIVFCLLVAIFARERR; encoded by the coding sequence ATGCGATTAGCAGTTTGGCCTATTTTGGCGGGCATAGCATTGGGTGTAATTGCGCCTCTTTTGGTTTCTTTAGGGAATCCGGGTAATATGGGTGTATGTGCTGCGTGTTTTACGCGAGATATTGCTGGGGGATTAAATCTTCATCAAGCCGCTGTAGTGCAGTATATTCGCCCTGAAGTTATTGGGCTTGTGATTGGTGCTCTTGTGGCATCTTTTGCATTTGGGGAGTTTCGCCCACGCGCTGGAAGTGCGCCTGTGGTGCGTTTTATGCTTGGTGTTTTTGCTATGATTGGAGCATTAGTATTCTTGGGCTGTCCTTGGAGAATGTGGCTTAGATTTAGCGCAGGGGATTTTACTTCCATAGCGGGTATTTTTGGACTTGTGTGTGGGATATTAATTGGTATCTTTTTTCTCAAGCGTGGCTTTTCACTTGGGCGATCCTACGCCACTAGCAAAATTGTGGGCTTTATTTTCCCGCTTTTTATGGTAGGGCTTTTTGGATTATTAATTTGGGGTTTGCTAGATGTAGAAGCTCCCATTAAATTTTCACAAAAAGGTCCTGCTTCACAACACGCACCACTTATTATTTCGCTTGTAGCAGGATTATTTTTGGGTGCAATATTTCAAAAAAGCCGATTTTGTATGATTGCTGCAGTGCGTGATAGTGTGTTATTGAAAGATACGCATATTTTACAAGGTGTGATTGCACTTGTAATTGCAGCGTTTTTAACTAATCTAGCGTTGGGGTATTTTAATCCGGGATTTAGTGGGCAGCCTATCGCTCATAATGATTGGGTGTGGAATTTCCTTGGGATGTTACTTTCTGGATTTGCCTTTAGTTTAGCAGGTGGTTGTCCAGGTAGGCAGCTTGTGTTAAGTGGTGAGGGTGATAGCGATGCAGGTGTATTTGTGTTTGGATTGCTTATGGGGGCGGCATTTGCACATAATTTTGGACTTGCAAGCTCACCTGCTGGAATTGGAGTAAATGCGCCAATTGCAGTTTTTGTAGGGATTGTATTTTGTTTGCTTGTTGCGATTTTTGCAAGAGAGAGGAGATAA
- the fusA gene encoding elongation factor G: MARKTPLNRIRNIGIAAHIDAGKTTTSERILFYTGVSHKIGEVHDGAATMDWMEQEKERGITITSAATTCFWKDYQINLIDTPGHVDFTIEVERSMRVLDGAVAVFCSVGGVQPQSETVWRQANKYGVPRIVFVNKMDRIGANFYNVESQIATRLKARPVPLVIPIGAEDTFKGVVDLIQMKAIVWNDESMGAKYDIEEIPAELVEKANEYREKMVEFAAEQDEALMEKYLGGEELSVEEIKAAIKKGCLAMEIIPMLCGSSFKNKGVQTLLDAVIDYLPAPTEVADIRGVDAKDEEKEVSVKSTDDGEFAGLAFKIMTDPFVGQLTFVRVYRGSLESGSYVLNSTKGKKERVGRLLKMHSNKREDIKEVYAGEICAFVGLKETLTGDTLCSEKEPVILERMEFPDPVISIAVEPKTKADQEKMALALAKLAEEDPSFRVHTDEESGQTIISGMGELHLEIIVDRLKREFKVEAEVGQPQVAFRETIRQSVEQECKYAKQSGGRGQYGHVFIRLEPQEPGKGYEFVNNISGGVIPKEYIPAVDKGIQEAMQNGVLAGYPVVDFKVTLFDGSYHDVDSSEMAFKIAGSMAFKDACRKAGAVLLEPMMKVEVEVPEEYMGDVIGDLNRRRGQINSMDDRMGLKIVNAFVPLAEMFGYSTDLRSATQGRGTYTMEFDHYGEVPSNISKEIMEKRNG, translated from the coding sequence ATGGCAAGAAAAACCCCATTAAATAGAATTAGAAATATTGGTATTGCAGCTCACATTGATGCAGGTAAAACGACAACTTCAGAGAGAATCTTGTTTTATACAGGTGTTAGCCACAAGATCGGTGAGGTGCATGATGGTGCTGCTACAATGGATTGGATGGAGCAAGAGAAAGAAAGAGGTATTACAATTACTTCTGCTGCGACAACTTGTTTTTGGAAAGATTATCAAATTAACTTGATTGACACTCCCGGACACGTGGATTTTACTATTGAAGTAGAAAGGTCAATGCGTGTCTTAGATGGTGCTGTAGCGGTATTTTGTTCAGTAGGTGGTGTGCAACCACAAAGTGAAACTGTGTGGAGGCAAGCTAATAAATATGGTGTTCCAAGAATCGTTTTTGTTAATAAAATGGACAGAATTGGTGCGAACTTCTATAATGTAGAATCACAAATTGCTACAAGACTTAAAGCGCGTCCAGTTCCACTTGTGATTCCAATTGGTGCGGAAGATACCTTTAAGGGAGTTGTTGATCTTATTCAAATGAAGGCAATCGTATGGAATGATGAATCAATGGGTGCTAAGTATGACATTGAAGAAATTCCTGCAGAGTTAGTAGAAAAAGCCAATGAATATCGCGAAAAAATGGTGGAATTTGCTGCTGAACAAGATGAAGCTTTGATGGAAAAATATCTTGGTGGTGAAGAGCTAAGCGTTGAAGAGATTAAAGCTGCGATTAAAAAAGGTTGTTTGGCAATGGAAATTATTCCTATGCTTTGTGGTTCTAGCTTTAAAAACAAAGGAGTTCAAACCTTGCTAGATGCTGTTATCGACTATCTTCCAGCCCCAACTGAAGTTGCAGATATTCGCGGTGTTGATGCAAAAGATGAGGAAAAAGAAGTAAGCGTAAAATCAACTGATGATGGTGAGTTTGCAGGATTGGCATTCAAAATTATGACAGATCCATTTGTGGGGCAATTGACTTTCGTTCGCGTTTATCGTGGAAGTTTGGAATCAGGAAGCTATGTGCTTAACTCTACAAAAGGCAAAAAAGAGCGTGTTGGAAGATTGTTGAAAATGCATTCCAATAAGCGCGAGGATATTAAAGAAGTGTATGCAGGGGAAATTTGTGCCTTTGTTGGTTTAAAAGAGACTTTGACAGGGGATACACTTTGCTCTGAAAAAGAGCCTGTTATTTTAGAGAGAATGGAATTCCCAGATCCAGTTATTTCTATTGCAGTAGAGCCAAAAACAAAAGCAGATCAAGAAAAAATGGCTTTAGCCTTGGCAAAGCTTGCAGAAGAGGATCCGAGCTTTAGAGTTCATACAGATGAAGAATCGGGGCAAACTATTATTTCTGGTATGGGAGAATTGCACCTAGAGATTATCGTCGATAGATTAAAGCGTGAGTTTAAAGTAGAAGCAGAGGTAGGACAACCTCAAGTTGCATTCCGCGAAACAATTCGCCAAAGTGTTGAGCAGGAATGTAAATATGCCAAGCAATCTGGTGGTAGGGGACAATATGGACATGTATTTATCCGCTTAGAACCACAAGAGCCAGGCAAAGGTTATGAATTTGTAAATAATATTTCAGGTGGTGTAATTCCTAAAGAATATATTCCAGCTGTTGATAAAGGTATTCAAGAAGCTATGCAAAATGGTGTTTTGGCAGGTTACCCAGTTGTGGATTTTAAAGTTACTCTTTTTGATGGTAGCTATCACGATGTGGATTCTTCAGAAATGGCATTTAAAATTGCAGGTTCTATGGCGTTTAAAGATGCTTGTCGCAAGGCAGGGGCAGTTTTATTAGAGCCAATGATGAAAGTGGAAGTTGAAGTGCCTGAAGAGTATATGGGTGATGTTATTGGTGATTTAAACCGCAGAAGAGGTCAAATCAACTCAATGGATGACAGAATGGGATTAAAAATTGTCAATGCTTTTGTTCCATTAGCCGAGATGTTTGGTTATTCTACTGATTTGCGTTCAGCTACTCAAGGGCGTGGAACTTACACTATGGAATTTGATCACTATGGTGAAGTGCCAAGCAATATTTCTAAAGAAATTATGGAAAAAAGAAATGGTTAA